The Carassius gibelio isolate Cgi1373 ecotype wild population from Czech Republic chromosome B22, carGib1.2-hapl.c, whole genome shotgun sequence genome window below encodes:
- the lmcd1 gene encoding LIM and cysteine-rich domains protein 1 isoform X2 has translation MLAGKGAACLTCKEICSGFQPHSWRKACIQCHCSQEEHVSSSNSEDDRKMGRLLAESRYAHLTTKVKGGDGTRVYKRNRMIVTNPVVSRKDPTFITVTYDWAPPGLTQKLAMQYMELLPEERRPVAGTEGSLYRHKQLIRQLPSYDHDPAYCHSLSEVELKAMAQFVKSFKEESLGVGEVALPGEKCMAVKNEKASQEQPDPETTTNGTAQSPLSNKSEYHCSGCGQLAAMDSPVVYADRAGYSRLWHPNCFVCCECGEPLVDLIYFWKEEALLCGRHYCQSIRPRCLGCDELIFSEMFMQEASGHVWHKEHFCCWLCGQNLRVQCACDKRQSISSSD, from the exons ATGTTGGCGGGGAAGGGTGCAGCGTGTCTGACATGTAAAGAGATCTGCTCTGGATTCCAGCCACATTCCTGGAG GAAAGCTTGCATACAGTGCCACTGCAGTCAGGAGGAGCATGTGTCCAGCTCTAACTCTGAGGATGACCGTAagatggggagactgctggcagAGTCCCGTTATGCCCATCTCACAACTAAGGTTAAGGGAGGAGATGGCACGAGGGTCTATAAACGCAACCGCATGATCGTCACCAACCCAGTGGTCTCACGTAAAGACCCAACGTTCATCACTGTCACCTATGACTGGGCCCCACCAGGCCTCACCCAGAAACTG gcgATGCAGTACATGGAGCTTCTCCCTGAAGAAAGGCGACCTGTGGCAGGCACAGAAGGATCATTATATCGCCACAAGCAACTGATAAGACAGCTACCTTCCTACGATCATGACCCTGCATACTGCCACAGCCTGTCTGAGGTGGAGTTGAAAGCTATGGCTCAGTTTGTGAAGTCCTTTAAAGAGGAATCCTTAGGAGTAGGAGAGGTTGCTCTGCCTGGAGAAAAATGCATGGCAGTAAAGAATGAAAAGGCCTCCCAAGAACAGCCAGATCCTGAGACTACCACAAATGGAACCGCACAGTCTCCTCTCAGCAATAAGAGTGAATAT CATTGCAGTGGCTGTGGACAGTTGGCAGCTATGGACAGTCCTGTGGTGTATGCCGACAGGGCTGGGTACTCGAGACTGTGGCATCCCAACTGCTTTGTGTGCTGTGAGTGTGGCGAGCCTCTGGTGGACCTGATTTATTTTTGGAAGGAAGAAGCGCTGCTGTGTGGACGCCATTACTGCCAGAGCATCAGACCTCGCTGCCTGGGCTGTGATGAg CTGATCTTCTCAGAAATGTTCATGCAGGAGGCCAGTGGTCATGTGTGGCATAAGGAACACTTCTGCTGCTGGCTGTGTGGGCAGAATCTCAGAGTTCAATGTGCTTGTGACAAGCGTCAATCGATATCCAGTTCAGATTAG
- the lmcd1 gene encoding LIM and cysteine-rich domains protein 1 isoform X1: MDVLASGQKMLAGKGAACLTCKEICSGFQPHSWRKACIQCHCSQEEHVSSSNSEDDRKMGRLLAESRYAHLTTKVKGGDGTRVYKRNRMIVTNPVVSRKDPTFITVTYDWAPPGLTQKLAMQYMELLPEERRPVAGTEGSLYRHKQLIRQLPSYDHDPAYCHSLSEVELKAMAQFVKSFKEESLGVGEVALPGEKCMAVKNEKASQEQPDPETTTNGTAQSPLSNKSEYHCSGCGQLAAMDSPVVYADRAGYSRLWHPNCFVCCECGEPLVDLIYFWKEEALLCGRHYCQSIRPRCLGCDELIFSEMFMQEASGHVWHKEHFCCWLCGQNLRVQCACDKRQSISSSD; encoded by the exons ATGTTGGCGGGGAAGGGTGCAGCGTGTCTGACATGTAAAGAGATCTGCTCTGGATTCCAGCCACATTCCTGGAG GAAAGCTTGCATACAGTGCCACTGCAGTCAGGAGGAGCATGTGTCCAGCTCTAACTCTGAGGATGACCGTAagatggggagactgctggcagAGTCCCGTTATGCCCATCTCACAACTAAGGTTAAGGGAGGAGATGGCACGAGGGTCTATAAACGCAACCGCATGATCGTCACCAACCCAGTGGTCTCACGTAAAGACCCAACGTTCATCACTGTCACCTATGACTGGGCCCCACCAGGCCTCACCCAGAAACTG gcgATGCAGTACATGGAGCTTCTCCCTGAAGAAAGGCGACCTGTGGCAGGCACAGAAGGATCATTATATCGCCACAAGCAACTGATAAGACAGCTACCTTCCTACGATCATGACCCTGCATACTGCCACAGCCTGTCTGAGGTGGAGTTGAAAGCTATGGCTCAGTTTGTGAAGTCCTTTAAAGAGGAATCCTTAGGAGTAGGAGAGGTTGCTCTGCCTGGAGAAAAATGCATGGCAGTAAAGAATGAAAAGGCCTCCCAAGAACAGCCAGATCCTGAGACTACCACAAATGGAACCGCACAGTCTCCTCTCAGCAATAAGAGTGAATAT CATTGCAGTGGCTGTGGACAGTTGGCAGCTATGGACAGTCCTGTGGTGTATGCCGACAGGGCTGGGTACTCGAGACTGTGGCATCCCAACTGCTTTGTGTGCTGTGAGTGTGGCGAGCCTCTGGTGGACCTGATTTATTTTTGGAAGGAAGAAGCGCTGCTGTGTGGACGCCATTACTGCCAGAGCATCAGACCTCGCTGCCTGGGCTGTGATGAg CTGATCTTCTCAGAAATGTTCATGCAGGAGGCCAGTGGTCATGTGTGGCATAAGGAACACTTCTGCTGCTGGCTGTGTGGGCAGAATCTCAGAGTTCAATGTGCTTGTGACAAGCGTCAATCGATATCCAGTTCAGATTAG